DNA from Prionailurus bengalensis isolate Pbe53 chromosome X, Fcat_Pben_1.1_paternal_pri, whole genome shotgun sequence:
atcttaTTACCATATATCATTGAATATAATACACCAGTAGTAAGatgaattattattttccataactctaagaaaacaaaaactttgccCATTAAAGTATGGCATTCCATCGAGATTTAGATTTATTAACTGAGATTTTATAGatgttgaaacattaaaaatcattagacattttaaaaagtaagcctTCAGAGATTTCtaatttgttaaaatatgaagaaaaatgtaacCCTACATTCTAAGACGTACAGcgaattttttttccacattcaatTACTATGTTTAATGCTAGTGTGCTATTTTGCACTTTAGTCAACTACCATGTTTGCAATTGCTTTTCAAATTGTCCTAGGTAGTTTAATGGCTCTGTGTTATATAGCTGCAACTCGGTAGTAAAGCCCTTAGCTTTTCAATAATGTCTTTGTTCTCCCCCTCCCGCCACCTGAGCCCCTtaccccccactccacccctccGCGCCTTTCCACAATCTATGCAGAGTTTACCAATTAGGAATAAACCTGGATTTCTTCTAATCTTAAAATTGCATAGATTGTGTAACACAGAACATAGATTTAGTTACATTTAGGGGGACGGACGGTGGTAAAacattatatgttaaatatacatGTCTTTTTAAGACCCACCCTTATAGAACGTTAAAATAGGGTGGAGTAAGGAGGGGAGGGCGGAGGCGGAGAAGGGATATGCGTTTCAGGATGCAGGAAATACGGTAAACGCGAAACCCGGAGGAAGCTCTGTGCCTGGAGGGGACCTGCCGCCATCTCAGGTCTCAGCCTCGCGGGGCCCACCACAGAGAGCTGACGCCCTGTCCTAAGAATCCTTATGGGTGACCAACCTTGTTTCTCCGGGAGATCCACGCTCCCACCTGGAAACACGCGGGAAACCAGGCCTCCAAAAAAGCGCTGCCTCCTAGCTCCACGGTGGGATTATCCAGAGGGAACCCCCAACGGAGGTAGTACCACTCTTCCCTCTGCACCTTCTCCTGCATCACCCGGCCTGAAGTCGCACCCTCCTCCTCCGGAGAAGTAGTAGAATGTACTTCTCCCACCCAAACCAGGTcagattctttccttctcatctGGGACATCCAGGCTCTTTGCAACTTAATTATGCACTTTCCCAGatctccttccccttttctctattCCCATGATTTCATAATAGAAAAacacagtaaacaaacaaaaaccatactGGCATTGAGTAGCTCTTTCACAAAATATGCTTGGGCAAAATTATGGATATTGAATGacattaagtaaattatttttgatattttagctgtgataattgttatatttttttaagaaatagatttAAATCTCTTGATGTTTAAAAGTAATTCAGTGGGGCGGAAGTGGGAGTTACAAACAAAATGTTCATGGGTTGATGATAACTGGGTGATGTATACATGGAAATTCATTATACTGTTCTactacttttgtgtatatttgaaacTTTTCCATTGAAAAGAAAATCCTTGGTTCAAGATCAGTAACAACATATGGAAGGCCTCATTCCTATGCTAACAGGCTCAATTCCTGTGCTAACGGAGGGTATTTTGAAGTGTCTTCAGGAGTGGGTTTCTCTGTTTGTAGCAGGaaaatttaataagtaaaaacaaacaaacaaacaaacaaaaaaacagtatggtaagTTAAACCCAAGGGCCATAATGTTTGCTTGTTCAAGGTATGCAGGGATCACCCAGGATGGACAAAGTCATTCTGCTTGGTAGTAATCATGACCCatcaaaaaggaaaggggaaatttGGGTGGTTCTTTAAAGGGTGAGTGACATCTGGCATGTGGAAGGGGAGAGAATGCTTTTCAGGCCTGGTGTTTTCAGGACAAAAGTCCCAAAGTGGGCTTATGGGAAAAGCTTGGGTGTAATTCTGAATCTTTGAGAAAGAAGGACTTGGAAGTTCAATAGAGTGTTGCAAGGCCTTGAATGTTACGCTAAGGAGTATGCAGTTTAATCTAAAAGCAGTGGTAACAATTGAAGATTTTCAATCAAGTGATATATTTTAGGAATCCAGTTTTTACCATC
Protein-coding regions in this window:
- the NBDY gene encoding negative regulator of P-body association, with amino-acid sequence MGDQPCFSGRSTLPPGNTRETRPPKKRCLLAPRWDYPEGTPNGGSTTLPSAPSPASPGLKSHPPPPEK